One Halichoerus grypus chromosome 1, mHalGry1.hap1.1, whole genome shotgun sequence genomic region harbors:
- the ZXDC gene encoding zinc finger protein ZXDC isoform X4: MDLPKLLAAPTARGAQHGGGGGPGRLRRGPGPPPSPGPARRRLLLLRGPEDGGPGPLRGEARAASAAPGPSPPPPEDGGDSFVVLLEVARGAAAEAPGRREVGPGAGASPVPCPQQGPSGAAAAPGSGAALAGTVTINSQDLLVRFDHGVFTLAAAPPQPGQPPRGPPAPPGEEAASPAEGRRGPQGPGSGAPGYRCPEPQCALSFAKKHQLKVHLLTHGSSQGRRPFKCPLDGCGWAFTTSYKLKRHLQSHDKLRPFGCPVGGCGKKFTTVYNLKAHMKGHEQENLFKCEVCSERFPTHAKLSSHQRTHFEPERPYKCDFPGCEKTFITVSALFSHNRAHFREQELFSCSFPGCSKQYDKACRLKIHLRSHTGERPFICDSDSCGWTFTSMSKLLRHKRKHDDDRRFTCPVEGCGKSFTRAEHLKGHSITHLGTKPFECPVEGCCARFSARSSLYIHSKKHLQDVGAPKSRCPVSSCNRLFTSKHSMKAHVVRQHSRRPDLFPQLGAPSSLTHSSELGSPGQSELNNIDLAALFSDAPGDGGSAAGASDEALNSGILTIDVTSVSASLGGNLPANNSSLGPMDPLVLVAHSDIPPSLDSPLVLGTAATVLQQSSFSVDDVQTVSAGALGCLVALPVKNLSPDPQALTSGGHLADTTTTLTSPSPPPGNTSGPELLAPIKVEPDSPPGPGTVRQQERSRGAPRSVFCSPAEKHSPQKDTGLSAGTGNFYLLCDVGLPRFSEHRWCVVNGLQESGGSARTDSRAIQLAKKKKQKGTGSNAGPPPRENHFQRFDVKHFPMCINYTCYLF, from the exons ATGGACCTTCCGAAGCTGCTTGCCGCCCCGACCGcgcgcggagcccaacatggcggcggcggcggccccggcCGACTCCGTCGAGGCCCGGGGCCACCGCCTAGCCCGGGCCCCGCGCGCCGCCGCCTGCTACTGCTGCGGGGCCCCGAAGATGGCGGGCCGGGGCCGCTGCGCGGGGAGGCCCGGGCGGCGTCGGCGGCCCCGGGgccgagccccccgccccccgaggaCGGTGGCGACTCTTTCGTGGTGCTGCTGGAAGTGGCGCGCGGCGCCGCGGCCGAGGCCCCCGGGCGGCGGGAGGTAGGGCCCGGCGCTGGCGCGAGCCCAGTCCCTTGCCCCCAGCAGGGCCCCAGCGGCGCAGCCGCCGCCCCCGGGTCCGGCGCGGCCCTGGCGGGCACCGTCACCATCAACAGCCAGGACCTGCTGGTGCGCTTCGATCACGGCGTCTTCACGCTGGCCGCCGCGCCGCCGCAGCCCGGCCAGCCTCCCCGGGGCCCGCCCGCGCCGCCGGGCGAGGAGGCCGCGAGCCCGGCTGAGGGCCGCCGCGGTCCCCAGGGCCCCGGCTCTGGTGCCCCGGGCTACCGCTGTCCCGAGCCGCAATGCGCGCTCTCCTTCGCCAAGAAGCACCAGCTCAAGGTGCACCTGCTGACGCACGGTAGCAGCCAGGGCCGGCGGCCCTTCAAGTGCCCCCTGGACGGCTGCGGCTGGGCCTTCACTACCTCCTACAAGCTCAAGCGGCACCTGCAGTCGCACGACAAGCTGCGGCCCTTTGGCTGCCCGGTGGGCGGCTGCGGGAAGAAGTTTACCACCGTGTACAACCTCAAGGCGCACATGAAGGGCCACGAGCAGGAGAACTTGTTCAAGTGCGAGGTGTGCTCCGAACGCTTTCCCACGCACGCCAAACTCAGCTCCCACCAGCGCACCCACTTCGAGCCCGAGCGGCCCTACAAGTGTGACTTTCCCG GCTGCGAGAAGACATTCATCACAGTGAGTGCTCTGTTTTCCCATAACCGAGCTCACTTCAGGGAACAAGAACTCTTTTCTTGCTCCTTTCCTGGGTGCAGCAAACAATATGACAAAGCCTGTCGCCTGAAAATTCACCTGAGAAGTCATACAG gtGAAAGACCTTTTATTTGTGACTCTGACAGTTGTGGCTGGACCTTCACCAGCATGTCTAAACTCCTACGACACAAAAG GAAACATGACGACGACCGGAGGTTTACCTGCCCTGTTGAAGGCTGTGGGAAGTCATTCACGAGAGCAGAGCACCTGAAAGGCCATAGCATCACCCACCTGGGCACAAAGCCATTCGAGTGTCCCGTGGAAG GGTGCTGTGCCAGGTTCTCTGCCCGTAGCAGCCTCTACATTCACTCCAAGAAACACCTGCAGGACGTGGGTGCTCCAAAAAGCCGTTGCCCGGTGTCCAGCTGTAACAGACTCTTCacctccaagcacagcatgaagGCACATGTGGTCCGACAGCATAGCCGGCGCCCAG atcTCTTCCCTCAGCTTGGAGCTCCGAGTTCTCTTACGCACAGCAGTGAGCTTGGCAGCCCAGGCCAAAGTGAGCTCAACAACATAGACCTGGCAGCGCTCTTCTCTGATGCACCCGGTGATGGTGGTAGTGCGGCGGGGGCCTCAGATGAGGCGCTGAACTCTGGAATCCTGACTATTGATGTTACTTCTGTGAGCGCTTCACTCGGAGGGAACCTTCCTGCTAATAATAGTTCCTTGGGGCCCATGGACCCGCTGGTGTTGGTGGCCCACAGTGACATCCCTCCAAGCCTGGATAGCCCTCTTGTTCTTGGCACCGCAGCCACAGTTCTTCAACAGAGCAGCTTCAGTGTGGATGACGTGCAGACTGTAAGCGCAGGAGCATTAGGCTGTCTGGTAGCTCTGCCTGTCAAGAACTTGAGTCCGGACCCACAGGCTTTGACCTCAGGTGGTCATTTAGCAGACACCACCACCACACTGACCTCTCCGAGCCCCCCACCTGGAAACACCAGTGGCCCAGAATTGCTGGCTCCAATCAAAGTGGAACCGGACTCGCCTCCCGGCCCCGGCACCGTGAGGCAGCAAGAACGGAGCCGAGGGGCGCCCAGGTCGGTGTTCTGCAGCCCTGCGGAAAAGCACAGTCCTCAGAAAGACACGGGGCTCAGTGCGGGGACCGGCAACTTTTATTTG CTGTGTGACGTTGGGCTGCCTCGATTCTCTGAGCACAGATGGTGTGTGGTGAATGGGTTACAG GAAAGTGGGGGCTCAGCAAGAACTGATTCCCGAGCCATTCAACtagccaagaaaaaaaagcagaaaggaacTGGGAGCAACGCAG GTCCACCACCCAGGGAAAACCACTTCCAGCGTTTTGATGTTAAACATTTTCCCATGTGTATAAACTACACCTGTTACttattttga
- the ZXDC gene encoding zinc finger protein ZXDC isoform X5, giving the protein MDLPKLLAAPTARGAQHGGGGGPGRLRRGPGPPPSPGPARRRLLLLRGPEDGGPGPLRGEARAASAAPGPSPPPPEDGGDSFVVLLEVARGAAAEAPGRREVGPGAGASPVPCPQQGPSGAAAAPGSGAALAGTVTINSQDLLVRFDHGVFTLAAAPPQPGQPPRGPPAPPGEEAASPAEGRRGPQGPGSGAPGYRCPEPQCALSFAKKHQLKVHLLTHGSSQGRRPFKCPLDGCGWAFTTSYKLKRHLQSHDKLRPFGCPVGGCGKKFTTVYNLKAHMKGHEQENLFKCEVCSERFPTHAKLSSHQRTHFEPERPYKCDFPGCEKTFITVSALFSHNRAHFREQELFSCSFPGCSKQYDKACRLKIHLRSHTGERPFICDSDSCGWTFTSMSKLLRHKRKHDDDRRFTCPVEGCGKSFTRAEHLKGHSITHLGTKPFECPVEGCCARFSARSSLYIHSKKHLQDVGAPKSRCPVSSCNRLFTSKHSMKAHVVRQHSRRPDLFPQLGAPSSLTHSSELGSPGQSELNNIDLAALFSDAPGDGGSAAGASDEALNSGILTIDVTSVSASLGGNLPANNSSLGPMDPLVLVAHSDIPPSLDSPLVLGTAATVLQQSSFSVDDVQTVSAGALGCLVALPVKNLSPDPQALTSGGHLADTTTTLTSPSPPPGNTSGPELLAPIKVEPDSPPGPGTVRQQERSRGAPRSVFCSPAEKHSPQKDTGLSAGTGNFYLLCDVGLPRFSEHRWCVVNGLQESGGSARTDSRAIQLAKKKKQKGTGSNAESIFL; this is encoded by the exons ATGGACCTTCCGAAGCTGCTTGCCGCCCCGACCGcgcgcggagcccaacatggcggcggcggcggccccggcCGACTCCGTCGAGGCCCGGGGCCACCGCCTAGCCCGGGCCCCGCGCGCCGCCGCCTGCTACTGCTGCGGGGCCCCGAAGATGGCGGGCCGGGGCCGCTGCGCGGGGAGGCCCGGGCGGCGTCGGCGGCCCCGGGgccgagccccccgccccccgaggaCGGTGGCGACTCTTTCGTGGTGCTGCTGGAAGTGGCGCGCGGCGCCGCGGCCGAGGCCCCCGGGCGGCGGGAGGTAGGGCCCGGCGCTGGCGCGAGCCCAGTCCCTTGCCCCCAGCAGGGCCCCAGCGGCGCAGCCGCCGCCCCCGGGTCCGGCGCGGCCCTGGCGGGCACCGTCACCATCAACAGCCAGGACCTGCTGGTGCGCTTCGATCACGGCGTCTTCACGCTGGCCGCCGCGCCGCCGCAGCCCGGCCAGCCTCCCCGGGGCCCGCCCGCGCCGCCGGGCGAGGAGGCCGCGAGCCCGGCTGAGGGCCGCCGCGGTCCCCAGGGCCCCGGCTCTGGTGCCCCGGGCTACCGCTGTCCCGAGCCGCAATGCGCGCTCTCCTTCGCCAAGAAGCACCAGCTCAAGGTGCACCTGCTGACGCACGGTAGCAGCCAGGGCCGGCGGCCCTTCAAGTGCCCCCTGGACGGCTGCGGCTGGGCCTTCACTACCTCCTACAAGCTCAAGCGGCACCTGCAGTCGCACGACAAGCTGCGGCCCTTTGGCTGCCCGGTGGGCGGCTGCGGGAAGAAGTTTACCACCGTGTACAACCTCAAGGCGCACATGAAGGGCCACGAGCAGGAGAACTTGTTCAAGTGCGAGGTGTGCTCCGAACGCTTTCCCACGCACGCCAAACTCAGCTCCCACCAGCGCACCCACTTCGAGCCCGAGCGGCCCTACAAGTGTGACTTTCCCG GCTGCGAGAAGACATTCATCACAGTGAGTGCTCTGTTTTCCCATAACCGAGCTCACTTCAGGGAACAAGAACTCTTTTCTTGCTCCTTTCCTGGGTGCAGCAAACAATATGACAAAGCCTGTCGCCTGAAAATTCACCTGAGAAGTCATACAG gtGAAAGACCTTTTATTTGTGACTCTGACAGTTGTGGCTGGACCTTCACCAGCATGTCTAAACTCCTACGACACAAAAG GAAACATGACGACGACCGGAGGTTTACCTGCCCTGTTGAAGGCTGTGGGAAGTCATTCACGAGAGCAGAGCACCTGAAAGGCCATAGCATCACCCACCTGGGCACAAAGCCATTCGAGTGTCCCGTGGAAG GGTGCTGTGCCAGGTTCTCTGCCCGTAGCAGCCTCTACATTCACTCCAAGAAACACCTGCAGGACGTGGGTGCTCCAAAAAGCCGTTGCCCGGTGTCCAGCTGTAACAGACTCTTCacctccaagcacagcatgaagGCACATGTGGTCCGACAGCATAGCCGGCGCCCAG atcTCTTCCCTCAGCTTGGAGCTCCGAGTTCTCTTACGCACAGCAGTGAGCTTGGCAGCCCAGGCCAAAGTGAGCTCAACAACATAGACCTGGCAGCGCTCTTCTCTGATGCACCCGGTGATGGTGGTAGTGCGGCGGGGGCCTCAGATGAGGCGCTGAACTCTGGAATCCTGACTATTGATGTTACTTCTGTGAGCGCTTCACTCGGAGGGAACCTTCCTGCTAATAATAGTTCCTTGGGGCCCATGGACCCGCTGGTGTTGGTGGCCCACAGTGACATCCCTCCAAGCCTGGATAGCCCTCTTGTTCTTGGCACCGCAGCCACAGTTCTTCAACAGAGCAGCTTCAGTGTGGATGACGTGCAGACTGTAAGCGCAGGAGCATTAGGCTGTCTGGTAGCTCTGCCTGTCAAGAACTTGAGTCCGGACCCACAGGCTTTGACCTCAGGTGGTCATTTAGCAGACACCACCACCACACTGACCTCTCCGAGCCCCCCACCTGGAAACACCAGTGGCCCAGAATTGCTGGCTCCAATCAAAGTGGAACCGGACTCGCCTCCCGGCCCCGGCACCGTGAGGCAGCAAGAACGGAGCCGAGGGGCGCCCAGGTCGGTGTTCTGCAGCCCTGCGGAAAAGCACAGTCCTCAGAAAGACACGGGGCTCAGTGCGGGGACCGGCAACTTTTATTTG CTGTGTGACGTTGGGCTGCCTCGATTCTCTGAGCACAGATGGTGTGTGGTGAATGGGTTACAG GAAAGTGGGGGCTCAGCAAGAACTGATTCCCGAGCCATTCAACtagccaagaaaaaaaagcagaaaggaacTGGGAGCAACGCAG aaagcatatttttatga